From one Flavobacterium kingsejongi genomic stretch:
- a CDS encoding SMEK domain-containing protein has translation MSRSNLSIITEALSHIANKVDLHNHLNLQDINILLENFFRDILNIIYKDRKFKNLNSVEGNFASIDLGDNIKDLAIQVTSTTSLAKVRKTIEKYKEEYDYKKIVMLYAKMDKPSRSKDINEESGDKIEIEEWSIKDLCNKINDLEDEDILEIQKIVLNQITPSLYDNYSKNEDTSATKDYDNLEQKDIRNFSDKFIAVCPSINQFRLIKYSRDIASGEAELSKFSERQIRSMKYRIFEVCQEELIDFCEQNDMTNRSGLNFFLFKFF, from the coding sequence ATGAGTAGATCAAATTTATCAATTATAACTGAAGCTTTAAGCCATATAGCTAATAAAGTCGATTTACATAATCATCTTAATCTTCAAGATATAAATATTCTTCTCGAAAATTTTTTTAGAGATATTTTAAATATTATTTACAAAGATCGAAAGTTCAAAAACTTAAATTCTGTAGAAGGAAATTTCGCATCAATCGATTTGGGAGACAACATAAAAGACCTTGCAATACAAGTGACATCTACAACTTCACTAGCAAAAGTTAGAAAGACAATTGAAAAATATAAAGAAGAGTACGATTACAAAAAAATAGTCATGCTATATGCCAAAATGGATAAACCTAGTCGCTCTAAAGATATTAATGAAGAATCAGGTGATAAGATAGAAATCGAAGAATGGTCTATTAAAGATTTATGTAATAAAATAAATGACTTGGAAGATGAGGATATTTTAGAAATTCAAAAAATTGTTTTAAATCAGATAACTCCTAGTTTGTATGATAATTATTCAAAAAACGAAGATACATCAGCTACAAAAGATTATGACAATTTAGAGCAAAAAGATATTAGAAATTTTTCAGATAAATTTATAGCTGTGTGCCCTAGTATAAATCAATTTAGATTGATTAAATATTCGAGAGATATTGCATCTGGTGAAGCTGAACTTAGTAAATTTTCAGAAAGGCAAATTAGATCAATGAAATATAGAATTTTCGAAGTTTGCCAAGAAGAATTAATCGATTTTTGTGAGCAAAATGATATGACAAATAGAAGTGGTTTAAACTTTTTCCTTTTTAAATTTTTTTGA
- a CDS encoding AAA family ATPase — MGSLVIKRVKYDGDLYTYESPELSSGINIIIGDNGSGKSTFTYFIEYCLGGHLKYFNQDNETEKYLEIIKDTNNFLELDIIINSEKYSLKRFINGNIIHINYKEEYFSLPVYRQQTDTISNEIFSDWLFDKLSIVKQELNLGTKSWKLNINDLLRLIIYDQDTISKKIFKEPTNLNFVTDSLIIRKTIFEVLLGISSDEYFRKFEELKQMSVFRDKEQLKLDNFNEKFSGIELELPKIIENLEQLNSKLEARYNQRDIFISSNKKVDEKTNVISSMQEQIIQHELLLSNTNSELRSNQIEYSKILTYFQSQTNEINEVEKIIFTNEKLNLFSFKLCPFCMNEHLSKENHCLCGSEIIDKDYEKFIYTSKEYENILKHKKKSLETIQIALDSYSSEIAKAETKKEKLEIEVKEDTDKLKALINSTDVNSNNEAIDHLHNEILALMKSIESENYRKTISIERDQLLLNYKKISDRYKSVKIEFDALQRKFDKENKSIIEDFNIIYKGLITQSSADVSKAEINEDYMPIVDDGIYKNKSAGVPIRLVYYYTILALALKYDTVKHPRLLIIDTPEDSGIDDDNLKKDLVLLEEALNVVEAKKDSYQVILTTGLEKYPEQFKNFIVDKFNKKDEGRFILKHK; from the coding sequence ATGGGAAGTTTAGTAATAAAGAGAGTAAAATATGACGGGGATTTATATACTTATGAATCTCCAGAACTTAGTAGTGGAATAAATATAATTATTGGTGATAACGGCTCTGGAAAAAGCACATTTACGTACTTCATAGAATATTGTCTTGGAGGTCACCTAAAATATTTCAATCAAGATAATGAAACTGAAAAATATCTTGAAATCATTAAGGATACAAACAACTTCCTAGAGTTAGATATTATAATCAACTCTGAAAAATATTCTCTCAAGAGATTCATTAATGGTAATATCATTCACATAAATTATAAAGAAGAATATTTTTCTTTACCTGTTTATAGACAACAGACTGATACTATTTCGAATGAAATTTTCTCTGATTGGTTGTTTGATAAATTATCAATTGTTAAACAAGAATTAAATTTAGGTACTAAATCATGGAAACTAAATATAAACGATCTGCTTCGTTTAATTATATATGACCAAGATACAATTTCGAAAAAAATTTTTAAAGAACCAACAAATCTTAATTTTGTAACGGATTCTCTTATTATTCGTAAAACTATTTTTGAAGTTCTACTTGGAATTTCATCTGATGAATATTTTAGAAAGTTTGAAGAACTTAAACAAATGAGTGTTTTTAGAGATAAAGAACAATTAAAGCTTGATAATTTCAATGAAAAATTTTCAGGTATAGAGTTGGAATTGCCGAAAATCATAGAAAATTTAGAGCAATTAAATTCTAAACTAGAAGCACGTTATAATCAACGAGATATTTTTATAAGTTCAAATAAAAAAGTAGATGAAAAGACAAATGTAATTTCTTCAATGCAGGAGCAGATTATTCAGCATGAATTATTGTTATCGAATACAAACTCAGAACTAAGGTCAAATCAAATTGAATACAGTAAAATCCTTACCTACTTTCAATCACAAACAAATGAGATTAATGAAGTTGAAAAAATAATTTTTACAAATGAAAAACTGAACTTGTTTTCTTTCAAATTATGCCCATTTTGTATGAACGAACATTTGTCTAAAGAAAATCATTGCTTATGTGGCTCTGAAATCATTGATAAGGACTATGAAAAGTTTATTTATACATCCAAAGAATATGAAAATATTCTAAAACACAAAAAAAAGAGTTTAGAAACTATTCAAATTGCTCTTGACTCCTACAGTTCAGAAATAGCGAAAGCAGAAACAAAGAAAGAAAAACTTGAAATTGAAGTTAAGGAAGATACTGACAAACTTAAAGCATTAATAAATTCCACAGATGTAAATTCAAATAATGAGGCAATAGATCATTTGCATAATGAAATTCTTGCACTAATGAAATCAATTGAGAGTGAAAATTACCGTAAAACGATTTCAATTGAAAGAGATCAATTATTACTTAATTATAAAAAAATTAGTGATCGCTATAAAAGCGTTAAAATTGAGTTTGATGCTCTTCAAAGAAAATTTGATAAAGAAAATAAAAGTATAATTGAGGATTTTAATATCATTTACAAAGGTTTAATTACTCAATCTTCGGCAGATGTTTCAAAAGCAGAAATAAATGAAGACTACATGCCAATAGTAGATGATGGAATTTATAAGAATAAAAGTGCTGGAGTTCCAATAAGGTTAGTTTATTACTATACAATATTAGCATTAGCTTTGAAATATGATACAGTTAAACATCCAAGACTTTTAATTATTGATACTCCTGAAGATTCTGGAATTGATGACGACAACCTAAAAAAGGATTTAGTTCTTCTGGAAGAAGCACTAAATGTAGTTGAAGCAAAAAAGGATTCTTATCAAGTTATATTGACAACAGGTTTAGAAAAATATCCTGAACAATTCAAAAATTTCATTGTGGATAAATTTAACAAAAAGGATGAAGGTAGATTCATTTTAAAACACAAGTAA
- a CDS encoding IS5 family transposase, producing MYSVLDKDTIELEIVAYIPKARRGFPVTVPLSEVINAILYKLKTGLQWHQLPIRALFENKVISWQSVYYHYRKWSLCGFWKACWIKFLSRHHSKLDLSSVDLDGSHTPAIRGGEQVDYQGRKKRKTTNSLYLTDRQGLPLAMSEPLAGNHNDLYNIEVQFEDITATLEQANISVDGLFLNADAGFDSKDLRKACSDKNIQANICFNKRNGHSERDEYFDEQLYKQRYTIERTNAWLDGFRSILNRYDTTTESWKGFNYIAFIVIASKKFKKEKV from the coding sequence ATGTACAGTGTACTTGACAAAGATACAATAGAATTGGAAATTGTTGCATATATACCTAAAGCCCGTCGTGGATTTCCTGTAACAGTTCCATTATCAGAAGTGATAAATGCTATACTCTACAAACTTAAAACGGGCCTTCAATGGCATCAGCTACCCATTAGGGCTCTTTTTGAAAATAAGGTTATAAGTTGGCAATCTGTTTACTATCACTATCGCAAGTGGAGTCTTTGCGGTTTCTGGAAAGCTTGTTGGATTAAATTCCTTAGCCGTCATCACTCAAAACTTGACCTTTCCAGTGTGGATTTGGACGGAAGCCATACTCCTGCTATCCGAGGCGGTGAACAGGTTGACTATCAAGGTCGGAAGAAGCGAAAAACAACTAATTCACTCTATCTAACCGATAGGCAAGGCTTGCCATTAGCAATGTCAGAACCTCTTGCGGGAAACCACAACGACCTGTATAATATTGAGGTTCAGTTTGAAGACATTACAGCAACATTAGAACAAGCCAATATTTCTGTAGATGGATTGTTCCTCAATGCAGACGCAGGTTTTGACTCTAAAGACTTAAGAAAAGCATGTTCAGATAAGAACATTCAAGCTAATATCTGTTTTAACAAACGTAACGGTCATAGTGAGAGGGATGAATATTTTGATGAGCAACTCTATAAGCAGAGATATACAATCGAACGCACAAATGCCTGGTTAGATGGGTTTAGGTCAATCTTAAATAGATATGACACAACAACTGAATCTTGGAAAGGATTCAATTATATAGCATTTATAGTAATAGCATCAAAAAAATTTAAAAAGGAAAAAGTTTAA